One genomic window of Actinoplanes lobatus includes the following:
- a CDS encoding HAD family hydrolase: protein MRDRAQALLIDLDGVLRRWDPAPMIAVEVEYGLKPASLLETAMSWDIYRPAMAGEITDAEWMKLVADRLPLSVEESTAAVAAWQAYRGEVDPEALAFVREVRAGGRKVAIATNATDRLRDDLDALGLTAEVDLVLSSWELKVHKPAPEYFEQACQAIGELPKHVLFVDDDDRVIRGARSAGLSGYRWAGPEHVPYLRKVLDLPE, encoded by the coding sequence ATGCGCGACCGCGCCCAGGCCCTGTTGATCGACCTGGACGGCGTGCTGCGCCGCTGGGACCCGGCCCCGATGATCGCCGTCGAGGTCGAGTACGGGCTCAAACCCGCCTCGCTGTTGGAGACGGCGATGTCGTGGGACATCTACCGGCCCGCGATGGCCGGGGAGATCACCGACGCCGAGTGGATGAAGCTGGTCGCCGACCGGCTGCCGCTGTCCGTGGAGGAGTCCACCGCGGCGGTCGCGGCCTGGCAGGCGTACCGGGGCGAGGTGGACCCCGAGGCGCTCGCCTTCGTCCGGGAGGTGCGGGCCGGCGGCCGTAAGGTGGCGATCGCCACCAACGCCACCGACCGGCTCCGCGACGACCTGGACGCGCTGGGGCTCACCGCCGAGGTGGACCTGGTGCTCAGCTCGTGGGAGCTGAAGGTCCACAAGCCGGCCCCGGAGTATTTCGAGCAGGCCTGCCAGGCGATCGGCGAGCTGCCCAAGCACGTGCTCTTCGTCGACGACGACGACCGGGTGATCCGGGGGGCGCGCTCGGCGGGACTCTCCGGGTATCGCTGGGCGGGCCCGGAACACGTCCCCTACCTGCGCAAGGTCCTCGACCTGCCGGAGTGA
- a CDS encoding DUF3492 domain-containing protein: MNPTPSRERICLLTGGGYPYRRDALGGWCRTLVEGLRRFRFELLTVTDREPPSAPAYPLPYNVGSARAIALGRDPARADRRRGAAADDAAEAATLLCRGLLGDAAPIAALFGEGLRRITGLCPPTEDSGRAGPLSSLPLTEALLEAWRQRQADAADGQPPMPRLSVRDARTAATLIRHAMRALAVPLPEVELVHCVGGTTPLLTALAGRWRTGVPLLLTEARTAVVRQRPAEERLSPGVRTVLRRFRTSVARTGYAEAELIAPLSTYHHGWALEHGAQPTRLVQVPAGVDPREYPGAAEPTGTPTVVWAGSGGPDSGLSCVLEAFTEVAAAVPGAVLHLVGITAAHEEQCAEQIERTGLGRAVRLHHLPADPRDRYTVGQVVAHVPGPADPPYRLVEAMMSGRAVVGVDIGPAGETLGDTGLLVPPGDPSELAIAIVGLLRSPDRRRALGEAARQRALTHFTVDRVVRVYGALYSDLAAPPPAPAFELALTVPAPRITTPATVRWLTREKV, encoded by the coding sequence GTGAATCCGACCCCGTCACGCGAGCGCATCTGTCTGCTCACCGGCGGCGGGTACCCGTACCGGCGGGACGCCCTCGGCGGATGGTGCCGGACCCTCGTCGAAGGGCTGCGCCGGTTCCGCTTCGAGTTGCTGACCGTCACGGACCGTGAACCACCGTCCGCGCCGGCGTACCCGCTCCCGTACAACGTCGGCTCGGCGCGTGCCATCGCGCTCGGCCGCGACCCGGCACGTGCCGACCGGCGGCGCGGCGCTGCCGCCGACGACGCCGCCGAGGCCGCCACCCTGCTCTGCCGGGGCCTGCTCGGCGACGCCGCCCCGATCGCCGCCCTGTTCGGTGAGGGTCTGCGCCGCATCACCGGGCTCTGCCCGCCGACCGAGGACTCCGGTCGTGCCGGCCCGCTGTCATCGCTGCCACTCACCGAGGCGCTGCTCGAGGCGTGGCGGCAGCGCCAGGCCGACGCCGCGGACGGGCAGCCGCCGATGCCCCGGCTCAGCGTGCGCGACGCCCGGACCGCGGCCACCCTGATCCGGCACGCCATGCGGGCGCTGGCCGTACCGCTGCCCGAGGTGGAGCTGGTGCACTGCGTGGGCGGGACCACCCCGCTGCTCACCGCGCTGGCCGGGCGCTGGCGTACCGGGGTTCCGCTGCTGCTCACCGAGGCGCGCACCGCGGTGGTCCGGCAACGGCCCGCCGAGGAACGGCTCTCCCCCGGGGTGCGCACCGTGCTGCGCCGGTTCCGCACGTCGGTGGCCCGCACCGGGTACGCCGAGGCGGAACTGATCGCGCCGCTCTCCACCTATCACCACGGCTGGGCGCTGGAGCACGGCGCGCAGCCGACCCGGCTCGTCCAGGTGCCGGCCGGGGTCGACCCGCGGGAGTATCCGGGGGCCGCCGAACCCACCGGGACGCCGACCGTGGTGTGGGCCGGCAGCGGCGGGCCGGACAGTGGGCTGTCCTGTGTGCTGGAGGCGTTCACCGAGGTGGCCGCGGCCGTGCCGGGGGCGGTTCTGCACCTGGTCGGGATCACCGCGGCCCACGAGGAGCAGTGCGCCGAACAGATCGAGCGCACCGGGCTCGGCCGGGCCGTACGACTGCACCACCTGCCCGCCGATCCGCGCGACCGGTACACCGTCGGGCAGGTGGTGGCGCACGTTCCGGGGCCGGCGGATCCGCCGTACCGGCTGGTCGAGGCCATGATGTCCGGCCGCGCGGTGGTCGGCGTCGACATCGGGCCGGCCGGCGAGACACTCGGCGACACCGGACTGCTGGTGCCGCCCGGCGACCCGTCCGAGCTGGCCATCGCCATCGTCGGGCTGCTCCGGTCCCCCGACCGCCGCCGGGCGCTCGGGGAGGCGGCCCGGCAGCGTGCCCTCACCCATTTCACCGTCGACCGGGTGGTGCGGGTGTACGGCGCCCTCTACTCCGACCTGGCCGCGCCACCCCCGGCGCCGGCCTTCGAACTGGCACTCACCGTTCCCGCGCCCCGGATCACCACGCCGGCGACCGTGCGCTGGCTAACTCGGGAGAAGGTATGA
- a CDS encoding spherulation-specific family 4 protein, whose protein sequence is MKTLFPPYAHPSPYLELDTDTWIVREQPGDRRILHQSLGRIDLDWGSRSLADVLSDVDAWRADGVEGLFLDRAPAGSGGVGPVALTVRLAARRGLHRVVLNPGVPTHPLYRDLGVRICTFEGPWSAYQSWDGDGVRPGDGHIVHGVPAPLLTAARRLMGRRGAGFGLATDAAPRISAATASHG, encoded by the coding sequence GTGAAGACCCTCTTTCCCCCGTACGCCCACCCGTCGCCCTACCTGGAGCTCGACACCGACACCTGGATCGTCCGGGAACAGCCCGGCGACCGGCGGATCCTGCACCAGTCGCTGGGCCGGATCGACCTGGACTGGGGCAGCCGCTCCCTGGCCGACGTGCTCTCCGACGTGGACGCCTGGCGGGCCGACGGCGTGGAGGGGCTGTTCCTGGACCGGGCGCCGGCCGGGTCGGGCGGGGTCGGGCCGGTCGCGCTGACCGTCCGGCTGGCCGCCCGGCGCGGGCTGCACCGGGTGGTGCTGAATCCGGGGGTGCCGACCCATCCGCTCTACCGGGACCTCGGGGTGCGGATCTGCACGTTCGAGGGCCCGTGGTCGGCCTACCAGAGCTGGGACGGCGACGGTGTCCGCCCCGGCGACGGGCACATCGTCCACGGCGTACCGGCCCCCTTGCTCACGGCGGCCCGCCGCCTGATGGGCCGCCGGGGCGCCGGTTTCGGCCTGGCCACCGACGCGGCCCCCCGCATCAGCGCCGCAACCGCCTCACACGGCTGA
- the smc gene encoding chromosome segregation protein SMC yields the protein MHLKSLTVKGFKSFASATTLRLEPGITCVVGPNGSGKSNVVDAIAWVLGEQGAKALRGGKMEDVIFAGTAGRAPLGRAEVTLTIDNNDGALPIEYTEVSITRRMFRDGASEYEINGNSCRLLDIQELLSDSGIGREMHIIVGQGRLDAMLHAKPEDRRAFIEEAAGVLKHRKRKEKAIRKLDAMGVNLNRLGDLTTELRRQLKPLGKQAEVARRAAGIQADLRDARLRLLADDLHTLRTTLDREIADESAMRERRGQVEEENREVQRWLADLELAHAEDAPLLQAAQDTWYKLSALQERFRSTEQLATERLRHLAATPDDERPGRDPEMLEAEAERVREQEDELREALTDDQMRLAEAVEHRQDQERQLAAAEGELRTAAKAIADRREGLAKLTGNVNAARARTSSAAEEIERLAAAHDDAMMRAEAAQAEVDLVSAESTEADRDNADLDARHDEAVAAHDRAAAVVRELNDAERAAEKDAASWKAREEALAMGLKRKDGAGALLARAGQVPGLLGSLASMLTVRPGHEVALAAALGGLADAVALAGVDEAIEAMRTLKIADAGRADLVVAGSAGPGMRGPLASLRPDLPEGAVWAPEVIDCPEQIRPALNRALRDVVLVPDLAAAARLIAANAELRAVTPEGDVLGNHAAAGGSAKATSYIEVQAAVDEAKARRATAEQSIAEIKERLGEARAEVAELKQAVGVAAQEKRAAEGERNAAARRLAELGAAARSAKAETERLGASLQKAQAARETDLMRVAELEERLRLAEDTPLDEEPSTEERDRLAALVPQSRQNEMEVRLAVRTAEERVSSIAGRADSLMRQANAERQARERAAARRAARARGAEIARAVALGAAAALERVAVSVVAAAEHRDQLAQARTSREAELQEVRATAKRLVAELERLTSEVHRDEMARAEQRMRIDQLEAKAAEDFSLDVETLISEYGPDQPVPPTQADVAQAEREGKPAPEPVPFHRPTQEKRANKAERDLTLLGKVNPLALEEFAALEERYKFLSDQLEDLKATRRDLLTVVKDVDDRILEVFTSAFEDTAREFQAVFQVLFPGGEGRLILTDPEDMLTTGVDVEARPPGKKIKRLSLLSGGERSLTAVAMLCAIFRARPSPFYIMDEVEAALDDVNLGRLITLFQQLREKSQLLIITHQKRTMEVADALYGVTMRAGVTQVISQRLNRDPEE from the coding sequence GTGCACCTCAAGAGCCTGACGGTCAAGGGCTTCAAGTCCTTCGCCTCCGCCACCACGTTGCGGCTGGAGCCCGGCATCACCTGTGTGGTGGGGCCGAACGGTTCCGGCAAGTCCAACGTCGTCGACGCCATCGCCTGGGTTCTCGGCGAGCAGGGCGCCAAGGCGCTGCGCGGCGGCAAGATGGAGGACGTCATCTTCGCCGGCACGGCCGGGCGGGCGCCGCTGGGCCGCGCCGAGGTGACCCTCACGATCGACAACAACGACGGCGCTCTGCCGATCGAGTACACCGAGGTGTCGATCACCCGCCGGATGTTCCGGGACGGCGCGAGCGAGTACGAGATCAACGGCAACTCCTGCCGGCTGCTCGACATCCAGGAACTGCTCAGTGACTCCGGCATCGGCCGGGAGATGCACATCATCGTCGGGCAGGGCCGGCTCGACGCCATGCTGCACGCCAAGCCCGAGGACCGCCGCGCCTTCATCGAGGAGGCGGCCGGCGTACTGAAGCATCGCAAGCGCAAGGAAAAGGCGATCCGCAAGCTGGACGCCATGGGGGTCAACCTGAACCGCCTGGGTGACCTGACCACCGAGCTGCGGCGGCAGCTGAAACCCCTCGGCAAGCAGGCCGAGGTGGCCCGGCGGGCGGCCGGCATCCAGGCCGACCTGCGCGACGCCCGGCTGCGCCTGCTCGCCGACGACCTGCACACGCTGCGCACCACGCTGGACAGGGAGATCGCCGACGAGTCGGCGATGCGGGAGCGGCGCGGCCAGGTCGAGGAGGAGAACCGGGAGGTCCAGCGCTGGCTGGCCGACCTGGAGCTGGCGCACGCCGAGGACGCTCCACTGCTTCAGGCCGCGCAGGACACCTGGTACAAGCTGTCCGCCCTCCAGGAGCGGTTCCGGTCCACCGAGCAGCTGGCCACCGAGCGGCTGCGGCACCTGGCGGCCACCCCCGACGACGAGCGTCCCGGCCGCGACCCGGAGATGCTGGAGGCCGAGGCCGAGCGGGTCCGCGAGCAGGAGGACGAGCTCCGCGAGGCGCTCACCGATGACCAGATGCGCCTGGCCGAGGCGGTGGAGCACCGGCAGGACCAGGAACGCCAGCTGGCCGCCGCGGAGGGCGAGCTCCGGACCGCCGCCAAGGCGATCGCCGACCGGCGCGAGGGCCTGGCCAAGCTCACCGGCAACGTGAACGCGGCCCGTGCCCGTACCAGCAGCGCGGCCGAGGAGATCGAGCGGCTCGCCGCCGCGCACGACGACGCGATGATGCGGGCCGAGGCCGCCCAGGCCGAGGTCGACCTGGTCTCCGCCGAGTCGACGGAGGCCGACCGGGACAACGCCGACCTGGACGCGCGGCACGACGAGGCGGTGGCCGCGCACGACCGGGCCGCGGCCGTGGTCCGCGAGCTGAACGACGCCGAGCGGGCCGCCGAGAAGGACGCGGCGAGCTGGAAGGCGCGTGAGGAAGCCCTGGCCATGGGCCTCAAGCGCAAGGACGGCGCCGGGGCTCTGCTGGCCCGGGCCGGTCAGGTGCCGGGGCTGCTGGGCAGCCTCGCCTCGATGCTGACGGTCCGGCCGGGTCACGAGGTGGCGCTCGCCGCCGCGCTGGGCGGGCTGGCCGACGCGGTCGCCCTGGCCGGCGTGGACGAGGCGATCGAGGCCATGCGTACCCTCAAGATCGCCGACGCGGGCCGGGCCGACCTGGTCGTCGCCGGATCCGCCGGGCCGGGCATGCGGGGCCCGCTCGCGAGCCTGCGGCCGGACCTGCCGGAGGGCGCCGTCTGGGCGCCCGAGGTGATCGACTGCCCGGAGCAGATCCGGCCCGCGCTCAACCGGGCGCTGCGCGACGTGGTGCTGGTCCCCGACCTGGCCGCCGCCGCGCGCCTGATCGCGGCGAACGCCGAGCTGCGTGCGGTGACGCCGGAGGGCGACGTGCTGGGCAACCACGCGGCGGCCGGCGGTTCGGCGAAGGCCACCAGCTACATCGAGGTGCAGGCCGCGGTCGACGAGGCCAAGGCCCGGCGGGCCACCGCCGAGCAGAGCATCGCCGAGATCAAGGAGCGGCTGGGCGAGGCCCGGGCCGAGGTCGCCGAACTCAAGCAGGCGGTCGGCGTGGCCGCCCAGGAGAAGCGGGCCGCCGAGGGCGAGCGCAACGCGGCCGCCCGCCGGCTCGCCGAGCTGGGCGCCGCCGCCCGGTCCGCCAAGGCGGAGACCGAGCGGCTCGGGGCCTCCCTGCAGAAGGCGCAGGCTGCCCGGGAGACCGACCTGATGCGGGTGGCCGAGCTGGAGGAGCGGCTGCGGCTGGCCGAGGACACCCCGCTCGACGAGGAGCCGTCCACCGAGGAACGTGACCGGCTGGCCGCCCTGGTGCCGCAGTCCCGGCAGAACGAGATGGAGGTGCGGCTCGCCGTCCGTACCGCTGAGGAGAGGGTCTCCTCCATCGCGGGCCGGGCCGACTCGCTGATGCGCCAGGCCAACGCGGAGCGGCAGGCCCGGGAACGGGCCGCCGCGAGGCGGGCCGCGCGCGCGAGAGGCGCCGAGATCGCCCGCGCGGTCGCACTGGGTGCGGCCGCCGCGCTGGAACGGGTCGCGGTCTCCGTGGTCGCGGCGGCCGAGCACCGCGACCAGCTCGCGCAGGCGCGGACCAGCCGGGAGGCGGAGCTCCAGGAGGTACGGGCGACGGCCAAGCGCCTGGTCGCCGAGCTGGAGCGGCTGACCAGCGAGGTGCACCGGGACGAGATGGCCCGCGCCGAGCAGCGGATGCGCATTGACCAGCTGGAGGCCAAGGCCGCCGAGGACTTCTCGCTCGACGTCGAGACGCTGATCAGCGAGTACGGCCCGGACCAGCCGGTGCCGCCGACCCAGGCCGACGTGGCGCAGGCCGAGAGGGAGGGCAAGCCGGCGCCCGAGCCGGTGCCCTTCCACCGGCCCACCCAGGAGAAGCGGGCCAACAAGGCGGAACGCGACCTCACCCTGCTCGGCAAGGTCAACCCGCTGGCGCTGGAGGAGTTCGCGGCCCTGGAGGAGCGGTACAAGTTCCTCTCCGACCAGCTGGAGGACCTCAAGGCCACCCGGCGGGACCTGCTCACCGTCGTGAAGGACGTGGACGACCGGATCCTGGAGGTCTTCACGTCGGCCTTCGAGGACACCGCACGTGAGTTCCAGGCCGTCTTCCAGGTGCTCTTCCCGGGTGGTGAGGGCCGGCTCATCCTCACCGACCCGGAGGACATGCTCACCACCGGCGTCGACGTGGAGGCCCGGCCGCCGGGCAAGAAGATCAAGCGGCTGTCGCTGCTCTCCGGTGGGGAGCGCTCGCTGACCGCGGTGGCCATGCTCTGCGCCATCTTCCGGGCCCGCCCCTCGCCCTTCTACATCATGGACGAGGTGGAGGCGGCCCTCGACGACGTCAACCTGGGCCGGTTGATTACCCTCTTCCAGCAGCTCCGTGAGAAGAGCCAGCTGCTCATCATCACGCACCAGAAACGGACGATGGAGGTCGCGGACGCCCTGTACGGCGTCACGATGCGCGCCGGCGTCACCCAGGTGATCAGCCAGCGCCTCAACCGCGACCCGGAGGAGTAG
- a CDS encoding NACHT and WD40 repeat domain-containing protein — protein sequence MPTPGMRRLARRSLMLAVLFFAGWIAVEARHGRLEPVGLLGLVLAMASLAVDITGLRLDRGQPGPSAADRAAELAGILLEQWREEAGARGLYDPELLPFAWTERDPRAPRSPGGTGRFDGRIRGGFDAVAARLAAAFAGLPVRRLVVIGQPGAGKSIVALLLEMGLLQARAGEREPVPVLVTVSSWDPLTDDLDGYLVRSLATAHYDGRTEIPRQLLRAGLLIPVLDGLDEIPEAVRGAAVVAINEAIGADDRPVVVTCRAVEYEDLISAGAPPLRRATVVGVQPVQPRDAIEYLSAVEWPEGTEWGPFFAELDRPGSVVAAAYSTPLLVTIARTVYQRRGGDPSEQLGYESRLDLENGLFDRLIDAAYADSRAGGATWPPDRAAGYLRFLARYLHRHRDRDLHWWRLADRLLSPWSGLILGVGSGLAVLVLTTVVAVVLDAAQSGVAPISDLPLAILIILLVTIVWPAGSGRPPTRLSFRGAGSWRRLRRGFGFGMALSLLLGLPVLTIEAASVLLNSTVVPGDGLLLMTMIGAATGIASALATALAVHAWLQAPPLHARRVTPVAVLAGDRRSAIVSAGAVAVVVVVAVMPCLAVGMTAGALAGSMASGGAGWPGRFAPLEVFAVTVAKLSPDSAKDARNLIGFLLLCGTLLAALVLLTTAWFRFQVVRATYAIRGILPWRLTRFLEDARNREVLRQTGGVYQFRHIRLQERLADQQVARPEPVRVRRRRLVLAGLSTLLLLFVVAVPLAATPGNGARQVLSWTYGDDPVSVTMSPGGDTVAIRTERRLRLHRLAAGGGSLPDGIDIRGRTWHFSADGSLVVTDPGKYERPLSEGFTEVWRTATSQRLAGGRRSEVEVVGAGDGYGMRAADGLVLYDDRGERQGELRARDVRCLPCPDRLDIPEGAAVEAGHGRFLIGTGNAGLIVRDTMDRGRAPTVLRDPGGGPADASINAGGTRLLVRGRHGARLFDLENGRRIATLDFREARSVLAFSPDGDRVVGFSGGSDQDDADDNRARLWSAVDGAVIMSRTGVYGRHRVYFAHTGRTVVLGATPAGGEVQVWRLSDGAVLSRVRQVVGYGLYLGPDASLLVAGNRVGRQDAVRLQVVDAANGAALPTKPVVAPEWKLDWRAFDVGRERDIGRFTEGTPLVLPTADGKVMAWDLRLGRPLGDRQSRITVSPVGGAFAVEHPGSGITLYRAAGGPRTELVKSKPVDEGAPADGWLPEKRVAFSADGRYVAVNAKVSDDDFENETYVQVWHVDSGCRVAELTGHDGGVVDFTWGLGGTSGRVITVGADHTARVWDVPAAPDC from the coding sequence ATGCCGACGCCAGGCATGCGGAGGCTCGCCCGGCGCAGCTTGATGCTGGCCGTGCTGTTCTTCGCCGGATGGATCGCCGTGGAGGCTCGGCACGGGCGGCTCGAGCCGGTCGGACTGCTCGGTCTCGTCCTCGCGATGGCATCGCTCGCCGTCGACATCACCGGGTTGCGCCTGGACCGGGGACAACCCGGTCCGAGCGCGGCCGATCGGGCCGCCGAACTCGCCGGCATCCTGCTGGAGCAGTGGCGTGAGGAGGCAGGCGCGCGCGGCCTCTACGACCCGGAGCTGCTTCCGTTCGCCTGGACCGAGCGAGATCCGCGGGCACCGAGATCACCGGGCGGGACCGGCCGGTTCGACGGGCGGATCCGGGGCGGGTTCGACGCGGTGGCGGCGCGTCTGGCGGCCGCCTTCGCCGGGTTACCGGTAAGGCGGCTCGTCGTCATCGGGCAGCCCGGTGCGGGCAAGTCGATCGTGGCCCTGCTCCTCGAGATGGGACTGCTCCAGGCGCGTGCCGGCGAGCGGGAACCGGTGCCGGTCCTGGTGACCGTGTCGTCGTGGGATCCGCTGACCGATGACCTCGACGGGTATCTGGTGCGGTCCCTGGCGACCGCGCATTACGACGGCCGGACCGAGATACCGCGCCAGTTGCTGCGGGCCGGACTGTTGATCCCGGTGCTCGACGGGCTCGATGAGATCCCGGAGGCGGTCCGGGGCGCGGCCGTCGTGGCGATCAACGAGGCGATCGGCGCCGACGACCGTCCGGTCGTGGTGACGTGCCGGGCGGTCGAGTACGAGGATCTGATCAGCGCGGGCGCCCCGCCCCTTCGCCGGGCCACCGTGGTCGGCGTGCAGCCGGTCCAGCCGCGCGACGCGATCGAGTACCTCAGCGCGGTGGAGTGGCCGGAAGGCACCGAGTGGGGGCCGTTCTTCGCCGAGCTGGACCGGCCCGGATCGGTGGTCGCCGCGGCGTACTCCACACCGCTGCTGGTCACCATCGCGCGTACCGTCTACCAGCGACGCGGTGGCGACCCGTCCGAGCAGTTGGGGTACGAGTCGAGGCTGGACCTGGAGAACGGGCTCTTCGACCGCCTGATCGACGCCGCCTACGCCGATTCACGCGCGGGCGGCGCTACCTGGCCGCCGGACCGGGCCGCCGGGTATCTGAGGTTCCTCGCCCGCTACCTGCACCGGCATCGGGACCGGGACCTGCACTGGTGGCGGCTGGCCGACCGACTGCTCTCACCGTGGAGCGGGTTGATCCTCGGCGTCGGCAGCGGGCTGGCGGTGCTGGTCCTGACGACCGTGGTGGCAGTGGTGTTGGATGCCGCACAGTCGGGTGTCGCCCCGATCAGTGATCTGCCTCTAGCCATCTTGATCATCCTGCTGGTGACGATCGTCTGGCCGGCAGGCAGCGGTCGCCCGCCGACCCGGTTGTCCTTTCGCGGTGCCGGATCGTGGCGGCGGTTGCGCCGTGGCTTCGGCTTCGGGATGGCCCTGAGCCTGCTCCTGGGTCTGCCAGTGCTGACGATCGAGGCCGCGTCGGTGCTGCTGAACAGCACCGTGGTACCGGGCGACGGGCTCCTCCTGATGACGATGATCGGGGCAGCCACCGGAATCGCCTCCGCGCTGGCGACGGCGTTGGCCGTACACGCGTGGTTGCAGGCGCCACCGTTGCACGCCCGGCGAGTGACCCCGGTGGCGGTTCTGGCCGGCGATCGCAGATCCGCGATCGTGAGCGCGGGCGCTGTCGCGGTGGTCGTGGTGGTGGCCGTCATGCCGTGCCTGGCCGTCGGGATGACGGCCGGGGCTCTGGCCGGTTCGATGGCCAGCGGCGGTGCGGGATGGCCGGGCCGGTTCGCGCCGCTCGAGGTCTTCGCCGTCACCGTGGCGAAGCTCTCCCCGGACAGTGCGAAGGACGCTCGGAACCTGATCGGTTTCCTCCTGCTGTGCGGCACGCTACTCGCCGCCCTCGTGTTGCTGACCACGGCCTGGTTCCGATTCCAAGTGGTCCGGGCCACCTATGCGATCCGGGGCATTCTGCCGTGGCGGCTCACCAGGTTTCTGGAGGACGCCCGGAACCGTGAGGTGCTGCGGCAGACCGGCGGCGTTTACCAGTTCCGGCACATCCGGTTACAGGAACGGCTGGCCGACCAGCAGGTCGCCCGGCCGGAACCGGTCCGCGTCCGGCGGCGGCGACTGGTCCTGGCCGGCCTGTCCACCCTTCTGCTGCTGTTCGTCGTGGCGGTTCCGTTGGCCGCCACCCCGGGCAACGGCGCACGGCAGGTCCTGAGCTGGACGTACGGAGACGATCCGGTGAGCGTCACGATGAGCCCGGGTGGGGACACCGTCGCGATCCGCACTGAGCGGAGGCTGCGGCTCCACCGGCTGGCCGCGGGTGGTGGAAGCCTGCCGGACGGCATCGACATCCGGGGGCGTACCTGGCATTTCAGCGCGGACGGGAGTCTCGTCGTCACCGATCCGGGGAAGTACGAACGGCCGCTGTCCGAGGGCTTCACCGAGGTGTGGCGGACGGCGACCAGCCAGAGGTTGGCAGGGGGCCGCCGTAGCGAGGTCGAGGTGGTGGGCGCAGGTGACGGATACGGGATGCGTGCCGCCGACGGCCTGGTCCTCTACGACGACCGGGGTGAACGTCAGGGTGAGCTTCGGGCACGGGACGTGCGCTGCCTGCCCTGCCCGGACCGGCTGGACATCCCGGAGGGTGCGGCAGTGGAGGCCGGTCACGGCCGGTTCCTGATCGGCACCGGCAACGCCGGCCTGATCGTGCGGGACACCATGGATCGCGGCCGGGCACCCACGGTGCTGCGGGATCCGGGCGGTGGGCCGGCGGACGCGTCGATCAACGCCGGCGGGACTCGGTTGCTCGTACGGGGGCGCCACGGTGCCCGCCTCTTCGACCTCGAGAACGGTCGCCGTATCGCCACCCTGGACTTCCGGGAAGCACGTTCCGTCCTGGCCTTCAGCCCCGACGGCGACCGCGTCGTGGGCTTCTCGGGTGGGAGCGACCAGGACGACGCGGACGACAACCGGGCACGGCTCTGGAGTGCCGTGGACGGTGCGGTGATCATGTCGAGGACAGGCGTCTACGGCCGTCACAGGGTTTACTTCGCCCACACCGGGCGGACGGTGGTCCTGGGCGCCACGCCGGCGGGTGGCGAGGTGCAGGTCTGGCGGCTCTCCGACGGGGCGGTCCTCTCCCGGGTGCGGCAGGTGGTGGGCTACGGCCTCTACCTGGGCCCGGACGCCTCGCTGCTGGTCGCCGGGAATCGGGTGGGCCGGCAGGACGCGGTGCGATTGCAGGTCGTCGACGCGGCGAACGGCGCGGCACTGCCCACGAAGCCGGTGGTGGCGCCCGAATGGAAGCTGGACTGGCGAGCGTTCGACGTCGGGCGTGAGCGGGACATCGGCCGGTTCACCGAGGGCACACCGTTGGTCCTGCCCACCGCGGACGGGAAGGTGATGGCCTGGGACCTCCGGCTGGGCCGGCCGCTCGGCGACAGACAGAGCCGGATCACCGTCAGTCCGGTCGGCGGCGCCTTCGCCGTTGAGCATCCGGGCAGCGGCATCACCCTGTACCGGGCGGCGGGCGGTCCGAGGACGGAGCTGGTCAAGTCGAAGCCGGTCGACGAGGGCGCGCCGGCCGATGGCTGGTTACCGGAGAAGCGCGTCGCGTTCAGTGCGGACGGGCGGTATGTCGCCGTCAACGCCAAGGTGTCCGATGATGATTTCGAGAATGAGACGTACGTACAGGTCTGGCACGTCGACAGCGGGTGCCGGGTGGCCGAACTCACCGGGCACGACGGCGGCGTGGTGGACTTCACCTGGGGCCTCGGCGGTACGAGCGGTCGCGTGATCACCGTCGGCGCCGATCACACCGCGCGGGTGTGGGACGTGCCGGCCGCCCCGGACTGCTGA